One genomic region from Electrophorus electricus isolate fEleEle1 chromosome 25, fEleEle1.pri, whole genome shotgun sequence encodes:
- the LOC113590346 gene encoding protocadherin-8-like, whose product MEQRISFIRIRWTFGITLLCACIVGPVLSEERTLRYTIYEEVRPPTVIGTLASNITWSSDKAWRTSPGIRFKMMTQSTASFIRFRESDGRLTVEERIDREKMCKRNSRCLISFDVAFVSVEHFELLHVEVDVVDINDNSPEFPSPVCAIELSENAVAGTRVALDAAEDADVGSNAVQDYRISDNNHFGVDVVTRVDGVRYAELVLIKELDREAQALYALELVATDGGRPSKSGSTNVTVKVLDFNDNSPVFEQTNYSVDLFEDAPIGHLVLRLNAVDPDEDLNGQVVYEFGKQVTSEIRQLFKIDHKSGDLTLQSPVDYEEEKTYEVDVQATDLGHNPVPSVCKIIIHVRDVNDNRPEVSITPVTSGTYGLAHVSEATSRDNLVAVISTTDRDAGANGQVSCTLHGGHGDFTLRRAYEGSYTILTNAALDREKIPEYNLSIVAEDFGTPPLRTVTQYLVVITDVNDNAPFFSGKVYEGFIEENQLPGTYITTVLASDQDTGLNGEITYDLFDSDTNSVSRFAIMNQAGHVYALQSFNYEVMRKLELRVQASDRGWPQLKSNAMLIINIVDQNDNAPAIIQPPLSNGSAAVPLPRDAAAGYIVTRVKAKDLDTGLNAELTYKLREGGDLGFSIDQDTGEIYVNRKIPYDAYDMLKVSVTVNDNGLPSLTATAAIHFVLTEGAPSSHNFYSDSETSPEPKAWVTSLVLVLTLTTSFVLLLAGILMYLLCSRKKRQKIPADAPHAEKENNAVSLISNQTANMFEAHAPPCKAATGSSETIRDSVEACAEVVESTLIFKSKYRSVDAQMDGYSTLPGYGRNMLRPAAAWKRNSMLTVAGRDPHVSGKDSGKGDSDVNDSDSDMSGEAVRRDFVSYRGLWACTSECRVLGHSDRCWSPSATRANATTTRHLSTFFRSAPSPPHSRHGSIRPGPQPPGTAALQSTAEGRRSQCDYIHICSPQPQRRKNSEDIDIKVHAHSTQPIPVHTHSTQPIPVHTHSTQPIPVHAHSTQPIPVNSPGRLTDE is encoded by the exons ATGGAGCAAAGGATTTCATTCATACGGATTCGGTGGACATTTGGAATTACATTATTATGTGCGTGCATCGTTGGTCCAGTTTTGTCAGAGGAAAGGACGCTGAGGTATACAATCTACGAGGAAGTGCGTCCTCCCACAGTTATAGGAACTCTGGCTAGTAATATAACCTGGTCTTCGGACAAAGCCTGGAGAACGTCTCCgggcatcagatttaaaatgatGACTCAGTCCACTGCTTCATTTATCCGCTTCAGAGAGAGCGACGGGAGGCTCACGGTCGAGGAACGCATCGACCGAGAGAAAATGTGCAAGCGGAATTCGAGGTGCCTCATCAGTTTTGatgttgcttttgtgtctgtCGAACATTTCGAGTTGTTGCATGTGGAGGTCGACGTTGTGGACATTAACGACAACTCTCCGGAGTTCCCGAGCCCCGTGTGCGCAATTGAGCTATCGGAGAACGCGGTGGCGGGGACGCGCGTCGCCCTGGACGCGGCCGAGGACGCGGACGTGGGTTCCAACGCCGTCCAGGACTACAGGATCTCTGACAACAACCACTTCGGCGTCGACGTGGTCACGAGAGTGGACGGGGTCAGATATGCGGAGCTCGTGCTAATTAAAGAGCTGGACAGAGAAGCCCAAGCGCTTTACGCGCTTGAGCTCGTCGCTACCGACGGAGGTCGTCCTTCAAAAAGTGGCTCTACCAACGTCACTGTAAAAGTGTTGGATTTTAATGACAACAGTCCCGTTTTTGAGCAGACTAACTATTCGGTTGACTTATTTGAAGACGCCCCGATTGGACACCTTGTTTTGCGCTTGAATGCCGTAGATCCAGATGAGGATTTGAACGGACAAGTCGTGTATGAGTTTGGCAAACAGGTCACAAGTGAGATCCGACAACTCTTTAAAATAGACCACAAATCAGGGGATTTAACACTTCAAAGCCCCGTGGATTATGAGGAGGAGAAAACATACGAAGTCGACGTACAAGCGACTGATTTGGGACACAATCCTGTCCCATCCGTCTGTAAGATTATTATTCACGTCCGAGACGTAAACGACAACCGGCCGGAAGTCAGCATCACCCCTGTCACGTCGGGGACGTACGGTCTTGCACATGTGAGTGAGGCGACCAGTCGGGACAACCTTGTGGCCGTgatcagcaccacggacagaGACGCCGGCGCGAACGGGCAAGTCAGCTGCACCCTTCACGGCGGACACGGCGACTTTACGCTCAGAAGGGCTTACGAGGGTAGCTACACAATACTGACCAACGCAGCCCTCGACAGAGAAAAGATTCCCGAGTACAATCTAAGTATTGTAGCCGAAGACTTCGGAACGCCTCCGCTGCGCACAGTCACTCAGTATCTGGTAGTTATTACCGATGTCAACGATAATGCCCCGTTTTTCAGCGGTAAAGTGTACGAAGGGTTTATTGAGGAAAACCAGTTGCCTGGTACCTACATCACGACAGTTTTAGCTAGCGATCAGGACACGGGGCTTAATGGAGAAATAACCTATGACCTTTTTGACAGTGACACAAACAGTGTGTCCAGGTTTGCGATTATGAATCAAGCTGGCCACGTGTACGCTTTGCAGAGTTTTAACTATGAAGTTATGCGGAAACTCGAGCTTCGCGTTCAAGCCAGTGACAGGGGTTGGCCGCAGCTCAAAAGCAACGCCATGCTCATCATAAATATAGTTGATCAGAATGACAATGCGCCCGCGATAATCCAGCCTCCCCTCAGCAACGGCTCCGCTGCCGTGCCCCTGCCGAGGGACGCCGCCGCGGGCTACATCGTGACGCGCGTAAAAGCGAAGGATCTGGATACGGGGTTAAACGCTGAACTTACTTACAAACTCCGCGAGGGGGGGGATTTGGGCTTTTCAATCGATCAGGATACGGGAGAGATATATGTCAACCGAAAGATCCCGTATGACGCATATGACATGTTGAAAGTGTCCGTGACTGTAAATGACAATGGACTCCCGTCTCTCACGGCAACTGCAGCAATTCACTTCGTCCTTACCGAGGGCGCACCATCAAGCCACAATTTCTATAGCGATAGCGAGACCAGCCCTGAGCCCAAAGCCTGGGTCACGTCCCTTGTCCTGGTTCTGACCCTGACTACTTCCTTTGTCCTGCTGCTGGCCGgaattttaatgtatttattatgcAGTCgtaaaaagagacagaaaatcCCCGCGGACGCACCTCACGCGGAGAAGGAGAACAATGCTGTCTCGCTCATTTCAAACCAGACAGCCAACATGTTCGAGGCGCACGCGCCGCCCTGCAAAGCCGCCACGGGTTCGTCTGAGACGATACGCGACAGTGTGGAGGCGTGCGCCGAGGTCGTTGAGTCTACACTTATCTTCAAATCTAAGTACAGGAGTGTTGACGCGCAAATGGAC GGTTATTCCACGCTGCCCGGCTACGGCAGAAACATGCTGCGTCCAGCGGCGGCATGGAAGAGGAACTCCATGCTGACTGTCGCAGGCCGAGATCCACACGTCAGTGGCAAGGACAGTGGGAAAGGAGACAGTGATGTGAATGATAGCGACTCTGACATGAGTGGCGAGGCTGTCAGAAGGGACTTTGTGTCTTACAGAG GGCTCTGGGCCTGCACCAGTGAGTGCAGAGTTCTGGGGCACTCAGACCGATGCTGGAGTCCGTCAGCCACTCGAGCTAATGCAACGACCACCCGCCACCTGTCCACCTTCTTCAGGAGTgccccctcaccccctcactcccGACATGGGAGCATCCGCCCTGGCCCCCAGCCACCCGGGACTGCGGCTTTACAGAGCACCGCAGAGGGCCGGCGAAGCCAATGTGATTACATCCACATCTGCTCTCCACAGCCACAGAGGAGAAAGAACAGCGAAGACATAGACATCAAAGTACACGCACACTCCACACAGCCCAtcccagtgcacacacactccacacagccaatcccagtgcacacacactccacacagccaATCCCAGTGCACGCACACTCCACACAGCCAATCCCTGTGAACAGTCCTGGAAGACTCACAGATGAATGA